A part of Salmo salar chromosome ssa18, Ssal_v3.1, whole genome shotgun sequence genomic DNA contains:
- the opn4m1a2 gene encoding melanopsin isoform X1 produces the protein MSGAMRWVPKGISCPFQDLNCTCIVETLSSWNDTGVNEYRMVDLPSVTTSVATVHEAPRHPFPTVDVPDHAHYTIGAVILAIGITGMVGNFLVIYAFSRSRSLRTPANMFIINLAITDFMMSLTQAPIFFTTSMHRRWIFGEKGCELYAFCGALFGICSMITLMVIAVDRYFVITRPLASIGVLSKKRALLVLMAAWAYSLGWSLPPFFGWSAYVPEGLLTSCTWDYVTFTPSVRAYTMLLFTFVFFIPLIVIMYCYFFIFRAIRTTNKAVTKINGTESTRDSIKSFHRLKNEWKMAKIALIVIVLYVISWSPYSAVALTAFAGYTDFLTPYMNSVPAVIAKASAIHNPIIYAITHPKYRMAIAKYIPCLGFLLCVRRRDLRSTNSSFMSTRRSTVTSQTSDIGDRLHCTSAVKSRLSSASDSESGWTDTEADLSSMGSWTASRQVSCDISKDTAELPHFKPSSSKSKMKSHDSSVFEKSSYDVDNISMTGVGHSDHGFPPSAGDSSEGTITRGMIGWIPSIVITSETSPFLPVLKASSHGSSTKGPRESVQQGLTLPSNSSNSDGSTPLI, from the exons GTGGCCACGGTGCACGAGGCCCCTCGTCACCCCTTCCCCACTGTGGATGTACCTGACCACGCCCATTACACTATAGGGGCCGTCATCCTGGCTATCGGCATCACCGGCATGGTGGGCAACTTCCTGGTTATCTATGCCTTCAGCAG GAGCAGGTCACTGAGGACTCCAGCCAACATGTTCATCATTAACCTGGCCATCACTGACTTCATGATGAGCCTCACACAGGCACCCATCTTCTTCACCACCTCCATGCACAGGAGATGGATCTTCGGAGAGAAAG GCTGTGAGCTCTATGCATTCTGCGGGGCTCTATTTGGGATCTGCTCTATGATCACTCTGATGGTGATAGCAGTGGACCGCTACTTTGTGATCACACGTCCGTTGGCCTCCATCGGGGTGCTCTCCAAGAAACGAGCCCTGCTTGTCCTCATGGCTGCCTGGGCCTACTCACTGGGATGGAGCCTGCCCCCTTTCTTCGGCTGGA gtgcctATGTTCCAGAGGGTCTGTTGACCTCCTGTACATGGGACTATGTGACCTTTACCCCGTCAGTGCGTGCCTACACCATGCTGCTCTTCACCTTTGTCTTCTTCATCCCCCTGATCGTCATCATGTACTGCTACTTCTTCATCTTCAGAGCCATACGTACAACTAACAA GGCTGTAACCAAGATCAACGGCACTGAGAGTACCAGAGACTCCATTAAGAGTTTCCATCGGCTGAAGAATGAGTGGAAGATGGCTAAGATCGCTCTTATTGTCATCGTCCTCTACGTCATCTCTTGGTCCCCCTACTCCGCTGTTGCCCTGACCGCATTTGCAGG GTATACAGATTTTCTGACCCCCTACATGAACTCAGTGCCTGCTGTGATCGCCAAAGCTTCAGCCATTCACAACCCCATCATCTATGCCATCACCCACCCCAAGTACAG GATGGCCATAGCCAAGTACATCCCATGCCTGGGGTTTTTGCTGTGTGTACGTAGACGCGACCTGCGATCTACCAACAGCAGCTTCATGTCCACCCGACGATCCACTGTCACCAGCCAGACCTCCGACATCGGCGACCGCTTACACTGCACCAGCGCTGTCAAGTCCCGCCTTTCTTCCGCCTCCGACAGCGAATCG GGCTGGACAGATACTGAGGCTGACCTCTCCAGTATGGGCTCCTGGACGGCTAGCCGCCAGGTGTCCTGTGATATCAGTAAGGACACAGCCGAGCTCCCACACTTCAAGCCCTCCAGCTCCAAGTCCAAGATGAAGAGCCACGACTCTAGCGTCTTTGAGAAG AGCTCTTATGACGTGGACAACATCTCCATGACAGGTGTGGGCCACAGTGACCACGGCTTCCCTCCAAGT GCAGGTGATTCGTCAGAAGGCACCATAACTAGAGGAATGATTGGCTGGATCCCCAGCATCGTCATCACCTCTGAGACCAGCCCCTTCTTACCAGTCCTTAAGGCCAGTTCCCATGGTTCCAGTACTAAGGGGCCACGGGAGAGTGTCCAGCAGGGGTTAACACttccctctaactcctctaacagTGATGGCTCTACACCACTCATCTGA
- the opn4m1a2 gene encoding melanopsin (The RefSeq protein has 3 substitutions compared to this genomic sequence): MITLMVIAVDRYFVITRPLASIGVLSKKRALLVLMAAWAYSLGWSLPPFFGWSAYVPEGLLTSCTWDYVTFTPSVRAYTMLLFTFVFFIPLIVIMYCYFFIFRAIRTTNKAVTKINGTESTRDSIKSFHRLKNEWKMAKIALIVIVLYVISWSPYSAVALTAFAGYTDFLTPYMNSVPAVIAKASAIHNPIIYAITHPKYRMAIAKYIPCLGFLLCVRRRDLRSTNSSFMSTRRSTVTSQTSDIGDRLHCTSAVKSRLSSASDSESGWTDTEADLSSMGSWTASRQVSCDISKDTAELPHFKPSSSKSKMKSHDSSVFEKSXYDVDNISMTGVGHSDHGFPPSAGDSSEGTITRGMIGWIPSIVITFETSPFLPVLKASSHGSSTKGPRESVQQGLTLPSNSSNSDGFTPLI; the protein is encoded by the exons ATGATCACTCTGATGGTGATAGCAGTGGACCGCTACTTTGTGATCACACGTCCGTTGGCCTCCATCGGGGTGCTCTCCAAGAAACGAGCCCTGCTTGTCCTCATGGCTGCCTGGGCCTACTCACTGGGATGGAGCCTGCCCCCTTTCTTCGGCTGGA gtgcctATGTTCCAGAGGGTCTGTTGACCTCCTGTACATGGGACTATGTGACCTTTACCCCGTCAGTGCGTGCCTACACCATGCTGCTCTTCACCTTTGTCTTCTTCATCCCCCTGATCGTCATCATGTACTGCTACTTCTTCATCTTCAGAGCCATACGTACAACTAACAA GGCTGTAACCAAGATCAACGGCACTGAGAGTACCAGAGACTCCATTAAGAGTTTCCATCGGCTGAAGAATGAGTGGAAGATGGCTAAGATCGCTCTTATTGTCATCGTCCTCTACGTCATCTCTTGGTCCCCCTACTCCGCTGTTGCCCTGACCGCATTTGCAGG GTATACAGATTTTCTGACCCCCTACATGAACTCAGTGCCTGCTGTGATCGCCAAAGCTTCAGCCATTCACAACCCCATCATCTATGCCATCACCCACCCCAAGTACAG GATGGCCATAGCCAAGTACATCCCATGCCTGGGGTTTTTGCTGTGTGTACGTAGACGCGACCTGCGATCTACCAACAGCAGCTTCATGTCCACCCGACGATCCACTGTCACCAGCCAGACCTCCGACATCGGCGACCGCTTACACTGCACCAGCGCTGTCAAGTCCCGCCTTTCTTCCGCCTCCGACAGCGAATCG GGCTGGACAGATACTGAGGCTGACCTCTCCAGTATGGGCTCCTGGACGGCTAGCCGCCAGGTGTCCTGTGATATCAGTAAGGACACAGCCGAGCTCCCACACTTCAAGCCCTCCAGCTCCAAGTCCAAGATGAAGAGCCACGACTCTAGCGTCTTTGAGAAG AGCTCTTATGACGTGGACAACATCTCCATGACAGGTGTGGGCCACAGTGACCACGGCTTCCCTCCAAGT GCAGGTGATTCGTCAGAAGGCACCATAACTAGAGGAATGATTGGCTGGATCCCCAGCATCGTCATCACCTCTGAGACCAGCCCCTTCTTACCAGTCCTTAAGGCCAGTTCCCATGGTTCCAGTACTAAGGGGCCACGGGAGAGTGTCCAGCAGGGGTTAACACttccctctaactcctctaacagTGATGGCTCTACACCACTCATCTGA